One genomic region from Stutzerimonas decontaminans encodes:
- a CDS encoding monovalent cation:proton antiporter family protein, whose product MRLSDHQRVDQACAVRHMCHIALERLCSKGRSHKSSAALLLTMRPNWRLPLSEHHFGQILLLLGLSVVIITAFQRLRVPSSLGYLLAGVILGPYTIGPVVDSQYIQGFAEFGIVFLLFTIGLNFALPQLHTLRHQVLPLGTGQVILTTAVVGFVAWLVGLPVAAAFVVGAVFAQSSTTIITKQLTDQAEENSRHGRLGTALSVFQDITAVPFVVVIPVLGMSVGAEALTWSLFWALAKAVLAFLIVFFVGRWLARPVFRAVTERRSAELFTLTVLFVSLTAAWVTHSLGLSLAFGAFLAGMILGETEFRHQVESTVRPFRDVLLGLFFVGIGMLFDPSAILQIWPWALASAAVLLLSKTVLVALLVSWAGIDTLTAWRTGLLLAVGGEFGLALLALALGAQLIDTQAGQITLTAILFSMILAPFLIRYNQTIASLLVNRKNRSQECNAPTVPAEAAGSFRDHVIICGYGRIGQSVGRFLEEENIPFVALDLDSLKVNDAHTAGEPVFYGDACERDILEVVGVSSARLVVISHEDVAAAVKALHHIRSLRPDLPVMVRTRDEAHVEELSDAGASVVVPETLEASLMIASQALLQLKVPLSRVVRRMQEQRNQRYQMLRELYRGDALTEGPDEKDAVRLRPLALPSDSPPVGRKLADFTLERVVITALVRDGERLLSPPAETRLQQGDVLVLFGAPEDLNQAEQTLFG is encoded by the coding sequence TTGCGTCTCAGCGACCATCAGCGAGTTGATCAGGCATGTGCCGTTAGACACATGTGCCATATTGCGCTTGAGCGACTTTGCTCAAAGGGACGCAGCCACAAATCGAGTGCAGCGCTTTTGCTGACCATGCGGCCTAACTGGAGGCTACCGTTGAGCGAACATCATTTCGGGCAGATTCTCCTTCTGCTCGGTTTGTCGGTTGTAATCATCACGGCCTTCCAGCGGCTGAGAGTGCCGTCCAGCCTGGGCTATCTGCTTGCCGGTGTGATTCTCGGCCCCTACACGATCGGGCCAGTGGTCGATTCTCAATATATCCAAGGCTTCGCCGAGTTCGGGATCGTCTTTCTGTTGTTCACCATTGGTCTGAACTTCGCCCTACCGCAACTTCATACCCTGCGCCATCAGGTTTTGCCCCTGGGGACCGGTCAGGTCATCCTCACCACCGCAGTCGTTGGCTTCGTGGCCTGGTTGGTCGGCCTGCCGGTTGCGGCGGCTTTCGTGGTCGGCGCGGTGTTCGCCCAATCTTCCACGACGATCATCACCAAACAGCTGACCGACCAGGCAGAAGAGAACAGCCGTCACGGTCGACTCGGTACGGCCCTCTCGGTCTTTCAGGATATAACTGCCGTCCCGTTCGTAGTCGTGATTCCCGTACTTGGCATGAGCGTCGGTGCCGAGGCGCTGACCTGGTCGCTTTTCTGGGCCTTGGCTAAGGCCGTACTGGCCTTCCTCATCGTGTTCTTCGTCGGTCGCTGGCTAGCACGCCCGGTGTTCCGAGCCGTCACGGAAAGGCGATCAGCCGAGCTGTTTACCCTGACGGTGCTGTTCGTGTCGCTAACGGCTGCCTGGGTTACCCACAGTCTTGGCCTTTCACTGGCTTTTGGCGCCTTTCTGGCGGGCATGATCCTCGGTGAAACCGAGTTTCGCCATCAGGTCGAGTCCACGGTACGCCCATTTCGGGACGTTCTGCTTGGCCTGTTCTTCGTCGGCATCGGCATGCTGTTCGATCCCTCGGCCATATTGCAGATCTGGCCTTGGGCCTTGGCCAGCGCAGCGGTGCTTCTGCTGAGCAAGACGGTGTTGGTCGCATTGCTGGTGAGCTGGGCGGGAATCGATACGCTCACTGCTTGGCGTACCGGCTTATTGCTGGCCGTGGGTGGTGAATTCGGCCTTGCCCTTCTTGCGCTGGCGCTGGGGGCTCAGCTGATCGATACGCAAGCCGGGCAGATCACACTCACCGCCATCCTCTTCTCGATGATCCTTGCCCCCTTCCTGATTCGTTACAACCAAACCATCGCGAGCCTTCTGGTTAATCGAAAAAACCGCTCGCAGGAGTGCAACGCACCGACCGTGCCGGCAGAAGCAGCAGGCAGTTTTCGCGACCACGTCATCATCTGCGGCTACGGACGTATCGGCCAGAGCGTAGGACGCTTTCTTGAAGAGGAAAACATCCCCTTCGTGGCGCTGGATCTGGACTCGCTGAAGGTCAACGACGCCCACACGGCGGGGGAACCGGTGTTCTATGGCGACGCTTGCGAGCGGGACATTCTGGAAGTCGTTGGCGTGAGCTCGGCGCGCCTGGTGGTGATCAGCCATGAGGATGTGGCCGCTGCGGTGAAAGCCTTGCATCACATCCGCAGCTTGCGCCCGGATCTGCCTGTCATGGTTCGCACACGCGACGAAGCCCATGTCGAGGAGCTATCCGACGCGGGCGCGTCGGTGGTCGTACCGGAAACACTGGAAGCGAGCCTGATGATTGCATCGCAGGCTCTACTTCAGCTGAAAGTGCCACTTTCGCGAGTCGTGCGGCGGATGCAGGAACAGCGTAACCAGCGCTACCAGATGCTCCGCGAGCTTTATCGTGGCGATGCATTGACAGAGGGGCCTGACGAAAAGGACGCCGTCCGGCTCCGACCACTAGCGTTGCCCTCGGACAGCCCGCCGGTGGGGCGCAAGTTGGCCGACTTCACCCTCGAGCGTGTGGTGATAACAGCGCTGGTCCGCGATGGAGAGCGCTTGCTGAGCCCGCCAGCCGAGACGCGATTGCAGCAGGGCGACGTCCTCGTGCTGTTCGGTGCTCCCGAGGACCTGAATCAGGCAGAGCAAACACTGTTCGGCTGA